CAAAAAGTGGATCAAACTTGAGGAATAAGCTCTCTTTCCCGCTGTAAGCGACCTCATCTGTTTTATTTTGATTCATCAAAAATTCAAAAGCTTCTGCGTCTATAAACATTTCAGCAGGATCATCGTTATCTTGCTGTTGAATATTATCAAAATCTACCACGTCTACTTTATCCTCGGGTAGCTCGGGTATGTTTTCACCTTCGTTGCCATCGTCGGCTTCGAGGAAGGGTCCTTCTAGAGTATCTTCATCTTCAGTGTGAACCTCATGGACAGTGACATCTTTTTCGTCACTTGTCTTAGACGAGCCACTGCAATTCGCAtcttttaattcctcttcattGCCCGTTGTTACAGTATCATTACAATTTTTCTCTGTAACAATGAATGATGTTTCTGGAGAGGacttaattttacttttagtggCAAATGGATTATCTGTATCGAAATCTCTCGGTGGTGATAGACGTATTTTAGATTTGGTTGCAAATGGATTAGAACCGTCTAGTTCAGGCAAATTGAATACGTTTTTCGATTCTGTCAGTTCGGTAGATGAAGCGCCCGCCGAGAAATATGTCGATTGTTCCGAAGAGGATGTATCTGGTTTAGCTGGAGATTTGTCACTAGCACTCATAACGACTTCTTCAACTACTTTAGCTTTGTTATTTTGTGctaaatttattttatcttcTGTCTTCACGGTTTCATCTTTGGTATGGTCTAAACTTGGAGTAGGTGTAGGTTCTTTTTTACCTTTGTCTTCGTGGGTAATGATTTCCGATGGTATAGCGACATCAATGCTATCATTATTAACCTCTTCCTTGACATGAGCGACAGTACTGATGTCATGTTGGTTTAGTTCTGGTTGGCTCAACTGTGGTTGTTCTTGTTCGTTTTGAATTTTAGCAGGGCTTTTAATGTCATCGTTTTTAGATGGAGTAGTCTGTGGTGAAGCTTTTCCTGTACTATCAACACTAGAATTCAAATGCCTCTTTGCTTTTAAAGGCTTCTTTCTTTCTGGCATTGACTTTCTTCTATTGACATCCTTTTCACTCTTTAAAGGCTCTACAATTTCTGTTTTGTTAAGCTTTCCTGTCAGTAGTGAATTATTCGGAGAAGCACCAGGTGGTGGTGACattctaattttagttttagtAGCAAAAGGATTAATATTATCAATGTCATCAAAGTTAAGGTTATATCCCTTAGAAACAATTTTATGAGATATTGGCGGTGACTGGGCAAATTTCGATTCTGTCGGAAATGGATTGTCAATCTTTTCAAAATCATCCTTTTTCGATTCAGGATCAAATTCCTCTTCAGCTGACATTGATACAAATGGACTATTGCTTTCTGATAAAATTATTTCTTCGTCTATTTTTTCTTCACATTTCGGGGTGCTTTCTGCCCTATGAGTAGAATCTAAGTTAATTGTAGTGTCAGAGCCTTCTGGTTGAAGTGGAAGAACGATGTTGTCTTTGCCATCGCACATTTCTTTTTCGTTAGGATCTGTAGGTACGGTGGCAACTATCGATGACGTAGTTGTCGTGTTCAATTCTCTAACTATATCCGGAACGACTGGAACACCTACATCATGAATTTTTGATTCTTCGATTTTTGGGGCGTTATTATCAACCGTAATCTTCGTTTCATTATTAGATACTCCCGTTTTAGGTAAAGTGGGTAAATGAGAGCTTTCAAGTTTTGATTCATCGTTTACCGTCAAATCTCTGTCCGTGACAGTGTCTGGAgtaatttctttatttatactttCTACAATTTTACTTTCAGTTTCCAGTTGAACACTGTcgattgtttgtttattttcttgAGCAAGATTTTCGCCATTAAAAATATCGGTAATAGAAGACTTGATATTGTCATTAGCTATTTCAGGTAACTCAGGCATGATATTAAATGATTGAGTGTGTATTTGACTTAACTCTGGTTGGCCAACAGCTTCTTCTACCTTCCTGTTTGCATCAACCATACTTACGTCCATATTAATGGTTTCGGAACATTTGTTGTTAGATTCAACAAAAGATATTTCCATGTGTTCTTCTTCTGGTTTAACTAAATTGGGCATTGTGTTTACAATGGCAACATCCACTATTTCGCTTTCAAAACTTGTGTGAATTTTTAGTGTACTGTCTTCAATTGAAACTTGGTCTACTTTTTCAGCAACATGTCGAAGCGATTCACTAGCTACAGCTTGTTGCGCTAAATCTTGTGCATCAGTTGCATTGTCGTCATCCATAACGGGTAGCGGGATATCATTGGGAGATACGCTGGGCGGACACGGGTTATTAGCTTCTAAGCTTCCAGCCTTAGTTTCTAAATCAGGTATGTGAACAGTTGTGTCAGTCATCAGTACATTGATGTCGTCATTAACGACGTCAGAATTTAAAGCGTCGGGTTTTTCAGTAACAGGTGATTGTGCAGGATCAAGAACTACAGTAATAGCTTCGTGCGTAGTATTAGTTTTTACAGAATCTACTTCATCTTTATTGGGTAATGGAACATCACTAGGTAATAAATTGGGTGGACAAGGGATAATATGGTTTTGTGATTCAACTTGCGTATGTTGGTCATGGGGGGTTGCCTCGGCAATTGATTTATCTAGGGCTGCCATCAGCGAATATTGAGAGGTATTTGCATTAAGCGTGTCTTTATCTTGCAAATCATTACatacattttcatctaaattatCATTAATATCATCGTCATTTGGTAAAGGAATGTCAACTGGTGAGGGGTAACTAATAGCATTTTCACTCGTTCTTTCTGAAGTCTTTGTGGTTTCAGTTTCATTAGGAAATGGCATTGGAGCAGCAACTTCATGAGTTGTTACATTATCAGCATCAACAGGGGCTAAACTACTTTTAGCTTCAACAGATACTATATGAGGCACAATAgtattaaaaacaatatctgaTGTATGAACTAAATTCTCATTTTCATTGCTTACCTGAACTGTAGGAGAGAAATCTGTAGCAATGTTGACAGGGCTTATTGCTTGGTTTTCTGGGAATtctgttttagttttatttgtgGTTTGCATGTCACTTACAATAGAAGTATCATGTTTATCTAAAACTACATTGTCTTTATTTTTAACAGAAATTTCAGATGTGGCGCTTGTTTCGGATTCGTTTATAAGGTCAGACAATTGATTAACAATATCAGTAGTAGAAAAATCGATTGGGTTTCCATGATCTCCTATGATAACATGAGAATCATCTATCGAGTTAATTATATCTTTAGTTGTATCTAATGTAAATGGTTCCACAACTGTTGTAACTCTATCTACTAATTCTTTTTCAGGTGCCTTTGGAAGTTGACCATCATTCGTTTTTGTATTCACTTCTTCAGTGTTAGAGTTAGCTTCATTTTGTGTAAAGGTAGTTTCACAATCAACAAATTCTCCATCTGACTCTGCCAATTCATTTACTTTGCTTTTGTTTACAGTTCCATTTAAAGTTCTGTCTTTTATAGACAGATCATTGTATGAAACATCCATGTATTCGACAGTGGAATTGGCATCTTCTTGttgaacattttcatttaaagATTTGGAGGGCTTATCTTggaaaaataacttgtgtattgGGATCTTCTCTGTACTGAATACAATAGTCGAGTCATCATTCCAATGCAATTCTTTTTCTAAATCTTCATTAAATACTATGCTTTCTTTGTGTGTACTGTTTCTTCTGGACAgacttttttctttattgttctCACTCTTTGGGGTTGAGGCAACGGCTCTAGGCTTAGAGTCTGGTAGTGGCACATCGGCAGGACTTACTACAGGCTGCGATGCCTTGGGATCCTCTCCCTCAGGTGGTATGGGGCTCTGTGAGGATCTGAACATACTTAACACAGACTTGAGCCCTCTCATGATAGGGGAACCGCCATCTTGCTTTGGTATTTCTTTTGTTGGTGTAGTTGCTTCGGGAGTTTGAGCCATAGAGGAAGATGAGCTTGGAAATGAAAGGTTGTCAATTTCATTTTCATTACTTACAGTTATAGTAATGTCATTGCCAGCTTTAGGGTCCAAAGATCGAAGAACAGAACTCCTGTTGCCGTCAACATCTGTAGGCAAAGCTTGCAAAGGTAATATTTTCGATGTCTTTACTTCAGTTTTGTTCAATGTGGAATTTAAGGAGCgagttaaattattttcatactCATTAATGACTGTGTTGTTGAGAGACTCATCTGTTAAGTTATTTTGTCGGTTGTCCAAGCAATGTGACATACTTTTAGACATAGGTGAGGCTGCCGGAGTGATGGAATACCTCAGCTTCATGTTGAGCTCGGACACATCTAGCTCCTCATAGCCTTTCTCAGTACAAGGAGTCTTTGAAAGCACATTGCTGTGTTGATATGTGTTTTCCTTATTATCAAAATCACCTTCGTCGTCTATGTCCATCGGCTCCGCGTGCTGAgccattttaatattttattattcactTGGCACTACAATATTCACTCGAACAAATCCATAGGAACTGTAAACCACCACGAACGCGTCCACAATGAATATTTTATTCCACTCTGCACGTCAATCAGGAGACGAGATGCAAACAAAAAATCAGTACAATGTTTACAGTTAACCGATTTCAGTAAGTTTCACTTTAGATTTCTAATACGTAATACGAGCGTTGTCTCGGTATGTATGTCATTTGAAAACAAAAATGTCGGCGCTGAATGCGCGCAACACACACTGAAAATCTATTTTTATCCTTTTTGTGGTGCACGCAGTGCGACGTTCGTTTTATGTAACGCGCGCGCCCGAGGGAAACTTGCCAAAAAGCGGTTGAGCTCGAGCGTAAACTCACAGCGACGACCGTTGTTTGAATCCggtgatttttttatatttcaactGACAGTAGTGTCAGTTTAAACATCAAACAATTTTAAAGCTATCATACACTACcaatcataattttaaataatacaatgtgaCCAATATATATTTGTAACTCTAATCACAATATTATAACTTGTCTTTAAAATGATATATTAAAAGACTTTTATCGGATGTAATATGTATGAGTTattacaaattgtattttgataACATGCTTGCACGTGAATGGCACACAGTGAGTATCGTTTACGAAGTTTGCAAGATGCTTTGATATGAACACAGCACTGTTTTATTTTTCGATgatggtaaataaattaaattgttctTTATTTTATCTCATTTAGATATATCTAAGATGTAATTATTATAAGAGCATCATTAAAGTAGTTGTAGCAACCTTTATGaactattttaaataaatgttgcCATCATGTTACCACAAATTTGAcacaaaattactaataaatatcaCACATTATTATAATATCATTATGTGAACATAGACCATGTCATTGAACTAGACCATGTATTTTTAAGTGAATAAAGTTGATATTATTTAGTTGATTATTTGTTGTTTATTGTtgcccaggatcgcgcaaagtggaggaaagcaagtaggaaagcggaccctggcaaaggccgggatagcGCTAGGTAGAAGAGAAAGTTGATATTATTCAGTCAAATTCAAACAATAATATATGATCTTACACaaaaatacctattatattgAGAGAAACAAACAACTACATGCATTTTCCTATTAGGAATATGTGCTTACGTTTTTGATTTGAATATTCTTAACCAGAATAATTCACTAGTATTTAATGAattttacaattatttaagtatattttgtaGAATGGCAAGAAAGGTAAATGTCATCTGTCATCCCCATACTGACCTTGGCTTAGCTGTCAATGTCACTAATGAAATGTCATCAAACCCGGCCCGGCCGTCGACGCATGGTTGTAAAAACAAACCTATAATTAGCCCACGAAACTTAAATGAAATGCGTCACAgtgattaattaattacatgtaTAGAACGCAGCGCTAAGAATATTCAGCGGCGCCTAAAATGCTAGTCAAGGTAGCGCAGTTTTAATTGATATAGCGAAACTTGTTGTTCATGTTTTTTTACGCTCGAATGATCTCTATGAATTACGAAACCGGCTCCTCCGTTGCCGAATGCAGTCCGCAGTCCGTGCGTGAAAGTCTGTCTGTGTTGTCGTTGTTTTCCTAATTTTTTGCTGTATGTGCAAATACTTAACCAAACTTTTTATTCACATAACACgatttgtactttaaatttttattgtattttatcatATTGTGTTTTTAGTACTGTGTATGTGATACTAgctatttttaattcaaataaaGACAATAATGTACTGCTGCCAATAATGTGTAATGTataaatcctggctcgtaccagtAGCTTCTAGGCTTCGTAACTTatttacgaaatataatttgattttcagtgaaggaaaacatcgtgaggcaacctgcatacatctgtgaagtttatttttatgtgaaacCCCCAATCTGCATTGTGCTAGGGTGTGGACAatagccctctcgcgcatgagagggctgtgcccagcagtgggacgtgtaTGAATTTATATTGTATTACTGTATTTGTtacagatttattttatttacaggaTGAACTATGGAAATTGAGCATGCGGTAAATGTGAAGCTCCTATTCTTCGCGCAATCCAAAGAACTGGCCGGCACCAAGGAGACTTCCATCCTATTGCCAAAGAAGATCAGCTACCAACAGCTTCTAAACATTATCACAGAAAACTATAATCTCCAGGCTATAAAGAATAATATATTGTTGGCCAAAAACGAGGAAGTCTGTGACGAAAGTGTAGATATTGAGATCAACGAGAGAGATCATATTGCTGTGATTCCACCACTGAGTGGGGGCTAATCTAAACATAGTTTACGTATCCACAACTGAGCGTTCTAAAAAAGTCCAGGCTCTTTACAGTAATCTAAACATAGTTGAGTTATCATGGATCATTTAAAGTTAACGGTGGATAAGTTATCGGTGGATGCGGTGAGCGAGCTGGTGGTAGATGACAGCTGCGGTGCAGTGTCTATCTTTGTAGGAACTACTAGAGATAATTTTGAAGGCAAAAAGGTAAGTTTCATGCAAGCACACACTTGATTTATACTTATATTACATTAGCCCCCTGTTTCCTactcatattattatttaataaatattttacagtacagtcgccatcagatatatcggagcggccaaggtgctcacaaatatctgaacacgcctctattatcaagacgttaaagtgcatgttcagatattgtgaacaccttggccgctccgatatatctgatggcgactgtacatacactGTATTATCATTGAGCGGAAATGCATTGTATTATCATTAAGGTGTGTTCTCCTAATAactattgcattgtcatcagaAAACTTACACATGTCATGTAATGTTATACCTAGACTAGAACATTCACAGCATTATTTCCAATAGTTGACTTTTAATTCATTAACATATGAAGTGAATGATATGgtgtaataacaataacaagttGACAAAAACAATCAATTGAGTCTATGTTTTCTTCAATGCAAATTCAACCTTGATGTTTGCAATATAGAGCATACAAtacaaccacagaataagtaatagtgcCTACTAttagtattaaaaaaagttaaaaagaggtttaaaataaaacagcaGGCTCTTGCTTAGTCCATTTTGAATcctaatatattattaataaagttGAAAATCCAAATTTAACAAGTTGCTATTGATGCAAGTGCTGCAACTAGAGTACGAGCTGTACAAGTCATACGAACCGACGGCGCTCAAAGCCACACAGACCAAAGATACCTAGCTAGCTCATTCAACTTTGAACCCTAACACTATATCTATAAAGTCTAAAATCGATGTTTAACAAGTTATTGTTGGTGTCGCAGGTGCTGCGACTGCTCACATTCCACTTTGAACCCTAACATATTGCCTATAAAGTTGAAAACCCAAGTTTAACAATTTGCTATTGACAGGTGCTACGACTGGAGTATGAAGCATACGAGCCAATGGCGCTGAAAGCCATGAAGGCCATCTGTGACGAAGTTAGGAGCAAATGGAGCGCTGTACATAGCATAGCTATATATCATAGGTAAGTAATGTGACTAAACGTCTCATTTgtcgcttgccataaggacgagatttgcttgtatctttatacgaataacTTGTAAAAGCGTCCCTATTGCATAGCGGCAAAGTGGGACGTTTGTCTTAAGCAGTTCTTCCTAATCCGTGATATTGTTATTCTCTAACCCAGCGGTCGgtaacaagcggcccgcggcccgcgaacctcccacttgcggcccgcgagcctccctggctattttgtatgtaatatcgacaaacgacaatgtctgataaagtcataaatactaacaaactgcggcccgcgtcaacttcggtaactagtatttggcccttggctgttaaaaggttgccgaccgctgctctaacctatagtctgtatctttaggtatttaaataaaagtaaacaaaatttacactccagtggctccttaagccagttgagggtagatgaaaacattacatgatcaaataatgtaggttaaattcTCGTTcattgacagatccaggtgattttatatttggttggttaacaaataaatgttaaacctacccaaaaatgtacaaattgtttgtttacatttatttaaatacctaaagatacggaGTATAGCTATACCTATCTCCAAGTTTAACATGTCTTGTAGCAATGCCTAATGTGTGTTTGGAACCTTAATTATTAGTACCATCGCccgcactgttaactgtccatgtcggtggaccttatgccttttgtaatatcaaccgatgtacagttaggagtgttgctgtttataCACATCGTTTTGCGTTTCGTTTCTTGTATATTATCTAGTCAGCCATCTTTAAAAAGGTTCATAAATGGCTGGCAGACTGCAATTTGAAACGCAATTGGACcactattttattaaataacttctatCTTTTTAGTAAAATTTGGATTGAAATACGTACAGGAGTATATGtccttaaaaatacataattgaaCAATAGTTCATTTATTGACTTCTTAAACTTCATGAATTCAAATTCGAACTTTACATCTATCTAATTAAGAGTTAATTTTGAATGTAAAGGGCATAAGGCATAATTGTACGTGTTGTCATATCATTGAAAAAGAGGATGTTGCTTGTTTGTTGGTTGGTCGGAATTGCCGGCGATCACGGTCCGCCGCTTGGCTTGATTGCTGCACGCAATCGTTAATTTGGTAATAAATAACATTGTGCCTCTTAACACAGGCACAGTGtgaaaagtaacagtggaccgacaTGTTTGAAGtttgcctatagttcgttttttttagcattagaaagaacttgcaagaaggtaagcgatcttaacatgtcttttaattgaaaaacgctttttttaaataaaaaacgattacttatgaaagcagaagaatataaatgattgtattcgattcataaatgttacatattttccgtaacctatttttaaaatgtgtttttcaattaaaagacacatctatgattgtttaccttatttctaatgataaaaaaacgaactataaataccgacaccgcacaagaacacagtagggttgtcacagactttTACACATCTGCCCAAAAATTacaaacatttcaaataagacacgATAGCCCTGTAAGTATGAGCTACTTACAATGGCaattgggggaggcctatgtccagcagtggacgtccgctggctgatatgatgatgatgatgaacaatgGCATGCAGCGCGAGTGCGCGCGATTGAGCCTAAACACGTAATGCCATCATCATCACGAGTAtgccatagtctaataaaacatggtcttctcttcccagagtgagacaagcctacgtcacaaataacatggccgctatatctatccgctatcgcatattatcatatagcgctgtcgcatgatgacgtaggcttgtgtcagtcaggtgacctagaagagacgggaagagagtaccaggcggagtatattattataccatggagtatgctcttgtcggtggagtaatcgccactcttctctTTGCTGGGTCAGCCTTAAACTCCGTACGACACGACAGactttttatttggctgaggtATCTGATCTGAGCGTGGGCCTTCCTCTGCATCTTATCCCCTCAATCTTGCCCTCCAGGATGTTTAAAAGAATCTGACGTGCCGTCTTGCCCCATATTGCCCCTTCTGTCTCTCATTCTCATctcatttaaattttattgagtAAACATTTAAAATTCTAATTCTGCTAGCATGTTTATTCATGTCATTACGAGTATGTTACTGTTGTATTGGACTGATAAGATTGCGACGTCAAGTGATAGCAGCATCTTCTGCTTGTTTTTGGAGATAAAATCTACAGactatgtttatgtttataaaagtTATTATGAGTATATTATGCAAAAGTGATAGTAATTGTTTACTGTGGTATAATCTATCACATTTTACtgcatattaatattattaataattcggcgtccctttgtttgacatgaagttttaagtcataatcatAACCGATATTTTGATTGAGATACTTGACATAGACTGGGAAATATATAACAAATAATAACATAATCTTAACTGAACATAACAGAATGCAATTAGGTTTAAATTTTTGTCAGCAGCGTGGAGAATGTTACAGTAAGCACCCTAACTTAAGTACCCACGCcacgtcaggcgtggctcaatccgcgattttgtcgtgttgctacaagtacatgcggcccacaccaattttggtgtctaacTATAGTAGTGCCGCGCTCCGCTACGTAACGGAccgggatgttgcgaatattcgcatccgcggaacatccgcattattttcaacatccgcatctgcatacgtaacggacgcctgctcgcccTTGCGCCACATTGCGGTTATAGTCGTAatagacgcattttgttagagtgaACCTATTGTacccagtactattatttattctgtggccacgTCGCCATTCTAGCAGTATAGATGTTGAAGAGTGGTTTATGTTAGGGCAACTTGAGGTACAGTCTTCAAACTAACAAATACCTACAcagatatacagggtgcttcctgtaacaggagcaataaattaaactaaaggctgtatttctcaaactgaccaacatttgttcagcaacttttaaaaattatgagtcCTTTAGACTtctagactggtcatatttttcataaaaacgatttcgactggcaaagcatattacttttaggcaaccgggttttttaacctaattagaccccgctgaatccgaatttgccggttaccggaagtgagatatttgacattaaaggtccctttttttcgtttttcgtaaataactcttaaacggtggcgcatagcaaaaaatgttctattacataagtaatctgcataaaattagctacaagaaagattcagtacaatttttcgctaggatcaatattcaaagagatttcaacgcgggaaatttaattataatcacttctaaggtcccgttttttagattttcgtaaataactcataaacggtggccaatatcaaaaaatgttgttagactttaataatctacacaaaattttgaataaaaaagattCAACTGTACACTTTTcacagggatcaatatttaaaaagataataaagagggaaagttaattataataaattataaggttccttgtttttattttttcgttaataatttgaaaagtatgactcatagcaaaaaaaatcttatacataaataataaacgtaaaatttcctacaagaaacatttagaacacttttcgctaggatcaatatttaaaaagacaaagcagcgggtaagttcattataatcaattttaaagtccctttttagttttttgtaaataactcgtaaacggtgtcccatagcaaaataggtttttaagaacaaattatctacataaaatttcctccaaaaaacatctagaacacttttctctaggatcaatatttcaagcgatattaaaggaagaaagttaattacaatcagttcacaggtcacttttttttagagtttcgtaaataacttgtaaacggtggcccgatgcaaaacaatattctacataaatactaaacataaaattgtccacaaaaaaggttctgtacactttttcgctacgatcaatattcaaagcggtattaaagggggtaagttaattataatcaattttcaggtccctatttttaggttttcgtaaatgactcgtaaaataaggctcatagcaaaagaagttcttaatgttcttgtaaataaataatcgatataaaattttctacgaaaaacatatggaacacttttctctttttagggttccgtacctcaaaatgaaaataaaccagctaagcgcgagtcggactcgcgttgcaagggttccgtacattacccaattttttaacaatgtattttgtatatgtgaaacgcgagtgattgcctttaaaaaaacctgtcgggatcggttcaaaaactaagtaatgcccgactcgcgcttgactgcataattctaataggttttcctgtcatctatagaggttctattttgtatattttttcaaaattttagacccaatagtttcagagataaagcccctccccccaaaataaaacattaaaatacaaaaaattaccatcggGGGGATGGTTTggcctttatctccgaaactactgggtctaaatttttaaaataaaataaaataaaataattctttacctatatagacgaaaACCttaaaatagggacctggaaattgaatataattaacttaccccctttaatacctctttaaatattgatcgtagcgaaaatgtgtaaagaaccttttttgtggacaattttatgtttagtatttatgtagaatattgttttgcaacgggccaccgtttacgagttatttacgaaaaactaaaaaaaagtgacctgtgaactgattgtaattaactttcttcctagagaaaagtgttctagatgttttttggaggaaattttatgtagataatttgttattaaaaacttaatttgctatgggacaccgtttacgagttatttacacaaaactaaaaagggactttaaaattgattataattaacttacccgctgctttgtctttttaaatattgatcctagcgaaaagtgttctaaatgtttcttgtaggaaattttacgtttattattt
Above is a window of Cydia fagiglandana chromosome 18, ilCydFagi1.1, whole genome shotgun sequence DNA encoding:
- the LOC134673413 gene encoding molybdopterin synthase sulfur carrier subunit produces the protein MEIEHAVNVKLLFFAQSKELAGTKETSILLPKKISYQQLLNIITENYNLQAIKNNILLAKNEEVCDESVDIEINERDHIAVIPPLSGG
- the LOC134673375 gene encoding uncharacterized protein LOC134673375 — translated: MAQHAEPMDIDDEGDFDNKENTYQHSNVLSKTPCTEKGYEELDVSELNMKLRYSITPAASPMSKSMSHCLDNRQNNLTDESLNNTVINEYENNLTRSLNSTLNKTEVKTSKILPLQALPTDVDGNRSSVLRSLDPKAGNDITITVSNENEIDNLSFPSSSSSMAQTPEATTPTKEIPKQDGGSPIMRGLKSVLSMFRSSQSPIPPEGEDPKASQPVVSPADVPLPDSKPRAVASTPKSENNKEKSLSRRNSTHKESIVFNEDLEKELHWNDDSTIVFSTEKIPIHKLFFQDKPSKSLNENVQQEDANSTVEYMDVSYNDLSIKDRTLNGTVNKSKVNELAESDGEFVDCETTFTQNEANSNTEEVNTKTNDGQLPKAPEKELVDRVTTVVEPFTLDTTKDIINSIDDSHVIIGDHGNPIDFSTTDIVNQLSDLINESETSATSEISVKNKDNVVLDKHDTSIVSDMQTTNKTKTEFPENQAISPVNIATDFSPTVQVSNENENLVHTSDIVFNTIVPHIVSVEAKSSLAPVDADNVTTHEVAAPMPFPNETETTKTSERTSENAISYPSPVDIPLPNDDDINDNLDENVCNDLQDKDTLNANTSQYSLMAALDKSIAEATPHDQHTQVESQNHIIPCPPNLLPSDVPLPNKDEVDSVKTNTTHEAITVVLDPAQSPVTEKPDALNSDVVNDDINVLMTDTTVHIPDLETKAGSLEANNPCPPSVSPNDIPLPVMDDDNATDAQDLAQQAVASESLRHVAEKVDQVSIEDSTLKIHTSFESEIVDVAIVNTMPNLVKPEEEHMEISFVESNNKCSETINMDVSMVDANRKVEEAVGQPELSQIHTQSFNIMPELPEIANDNIKSSITDIFNGENLAQENKQTIDSVQLETESKIVESINKEITPDTVTDRDLTVNDESKLESSHLPTLPKTGVSNNETKITVDNNAPKIEESKIHDVGVPVVPDIVRELNTTTTSSIVATVPTDPNEKEMCDGKDNIVLPLQPEGSDTTINLDSTHRAESTPKCEEKIDEEIILSESNSPFVSMSAEEEFDPESKKDDFEKIDNPFPTESKFAQSPPISHKIVSKGYNLNFDDIDNINPFATKTKIRMSPPPGASPNNSLLTGKLNKTEIVEPLKSEKDVNRRKSMPERKKPLKAKRHLNSSVDSTGKASPQTTPSKNDDIKSPAKIQNEQEQPQLSQPELNQHDISTVAHVKEEVNNDSIDVAIPSEIITHEDKGKKEPTPTPSLDHTKDETVKTEDKINLAQNNKAKVVEEVVMSASDKSPAKPDTSSSEQSTYFSAGASSTELTESKNVFNLPELDGSNPFATKSKIRLSPPRDFDTDNPFATKSKIKSSPETSFIVTEKNCNDTVTTGNEEELKDANCSGSSKTSDEKDVTVHEVHTEDEDTLEGPFLEADDGNEGENIPELPEDKVDVVDFDNIQQQDNDDPAEMFIDAEAFEFLMNQNKTDEVAYSGKESLFLKFDPLFARRVTSEGMAAALNDIKRKQITPKKAPRQAPPKEVELLSFEKPIAGPSDLNGTYEAQSVVEERSDDMNVTASKPMMAVTPAVNPVVTPRKSLTPNRSNRLSMTFTSPAMAVIDRLLSLSGNSPSAGLDTTVTHVDRSHSETDQALTQLRELLAEKEIHVYNLRCETKELKDRLSTLETQMKALEAEGAERLKKVNELNENLAEKTKMNRNMAAVVEEYERTIASLISETEQDKKRFAEERNQLIRDRDEQTAHLASMEVSFNDLHSKYEKSKQVILGYKTNEEAYKKSIQEFEENLAKMHTNYELLKQHATSKLNHANQELEKINKAHEGEILKFNAMLKRKEVHITSLEESLAQKTKANEELTAICDELINKVG